From the Opitutia bacterium genome, one window contains:
- a CDS encoding spermidine synthase: MPSPKPFFEELDFQPTPLGDLVLRRRTVAMLGDLTVHEVMLGDSFLMTSMFHAVEDAVSDLALRELGGGPCDAVVGGLGLGYTAAAALAYPQVRSLRVVEFLPPVIDWHRRGLVPLGPRLTADPRCVLAAGDFFALATSPLGFDQARKYHAILLDIDHTPRDHLASANAGFYTTASLRAMTAHLHPGGVFSMWSDDPPDAVFVSVLQTVFATVRAEVITFPNPLLDRDSAGTVYLARTASA; encoded by the coding sequence ATGCCTTCGCCCAAGCCGTTCTTCGAGGAACTCGATTTCCAACCGACGCCGCTGGGCGACCTCGTCCTGCGCCGCCGCACCGTCGCCATGCTCGGCGATCTCACGGTGCACGAAGTGATGCTCGGCGACTCCTTCCTCATGACGAGCATGTTTCACGCGGTCGAGGACGCCGTGTCCGATCTCGCGCTGCGCGAACTCGGCGGCGGCCCCTGCGACGCGGTAGTCGGAGGGCTGGGCCTCGGCTACACGGCGGCCGCAGCGCTTGCCTACCCGCAGGTTCGCAGCCTCCGCGTGGTGGAGTTCCTCCCGCCCGTCATCGACTGGCATCGGCGCGGGCTGGTTCCGCTCGGGCCGCGTCTCACCGCCGACCCGCGCTGCGTGTTGGCGGCGGGCGATTTTTTCGCGCTCGCAACCTCGCCTCTCGGTTTCGATCAGGCGCGGAAATACCACGCCATCCTGCTCGACATCGACCACACCCCGCGCGACCACCTCGCGAGCGCCAACGCCGGTTTCTACACGACGGCCAGTCTCCGCGCCATGACCGCCCACCTCCACCCCGGTGGCGTGTTCTCGATGTGGTCGGACGACCCGCCGGACGCGGTGTTCGTCAGCGTGCTCCAGACAGTCTTCGCCACCGTCCGCGCCGAAGTCATCACTTTCCCGAATCCGCTCCTCGACCGCGACTCCGCCGGCACGGTCTATCTCGCGCGCACCGCCAGCGCGTGA
- a CDS encoding exosortase/archaeosortase family protein: MEATRRTTLAVTAIVAAGGLLLLSPLAAAWSNSADLGHAWAVPVLMAFLWWERWTERPIATTPRDIPKWLWAAAALVVLLAVPVRLLTIPYPLLPTFLAGSVAGAVVVVALGAWLIGGREGLRWTLPPMVLLISALPTPSVIESGLIVPMREVFASIVAELANLFGRPALATGTSIRLATGWVGIDEACGGIRSLQACVMIGLFFGEWYRFGWARRAGLLGLSVGFAIAGNFSASFSSPGARGKAKPRCSRRTISPAGPRWSRA; this comes from the coding sequence ATGGAAGCGACACGACGCACGACGCTCGCGGTCACCGCGATCGTGGCAGCAGGAGGTTTGCTCCTGCTCTCGCCGCTGGCCGCCGCTTGGTCCAACTCCGCTGATCTCGGCCACGCGTGGGCGGTGCCTGTCCTGATGGCGTTCTTGTGGTGGGAACGATGGACGGAGCGACCGATCGCGACCACACCGCGCGACATTCCCAAATGGCTGTGGGCCGCGGCGGCGCTCGTGGTGCTGCTGGCGGTGCCGGTTCGGCTGCTGACGATTCCTTATCCGCTCCTGCCGACGTTCCTGGCCGGCTCGGTGGCAGGCGCGGTCGTCGTGGTCGCGCTGGGCGCATGGCTGATCGGCGGTCGTGAAGGCCTACGCTGGACGTTGCCCCCGATGGTCCTGCTCATCAGCGCCCTCCCGACGCCGAGCGTGATCGAGTCGGGCTTGATCGTGCCGATGCGCGAGGTGTTCGCGAGCATCGTGGCGGAACTGGCCAACCTGTTCGGCCGGCCGGCGCTCGCGACCGGCACGAGCATCCGTCTCGCCACCGGCTGGGTCGGCATCGACGAAGCGTGCGGCGGCATCCGCTCGCTGCAGGCGTGTGTGATGATCGGCCTGTTTTTCGGCGAATGGTATCGCTTCGGCTGGGCGCGCCGCGCGGGCCTGCTCGGCTTGAGCGTCGGCTTCGCGATCGCGGGGAATTTTTCCGCATCCTTTTCCTCGCCTGGCGCGCGGGGGAAGGCGAAGCCGCGGTGCTCGCGGCGCACGATATCGCCGGCTGGGCCGCGATGGTCGCGAGCGTGA
- the ettA gene encoding energy-dependent translational throttle protein EttA has protein sequence MAKSDESTPKIIFSMLGVSKKIERKEILRDISLSFFYGAKIGVLGLNGSGKSSLMRILAGLDKEFDGHVAFEPGYPVGFLPQEPALTPGATVRACVEEGVKHLTDLTAAYDASWDEIAAAEDDAARDAITEKQTKLQEQIDALGAWDTAPMVEQAMDALRCPPPDAIVDTLSGGERRRVALARLLLQKPSILLLDEPTNHLDAESVGWLEQHLARYEGTVIAVTHDRYFLDNVAGWILELDRGHGIPWKGNYSGWLEQKQKRLAIEQRTEDRRQKAMARELEWIRAGAKARQAKGQARINAYEAMLKQDVAEQEKKFEIIIPPGPRLGTLVVEAQGITKAYGDKLLYENLSFSLPPGGIVGVIGPNGVGKTTLFKMMTALEQPDAGQFRVGETVKTAYVEQSRDSLQNEKTIWEVISDGQEIMPLGARTVNSRAYCAQFGFTGADQQKKVGVLSGGERNRVLLARVLKSGANLILLDEPTNDLDVNSIRALEEGLENFAGCAVVISHDRWFLDRIATHIMAFEGDSYVHWFAGNYSSYMEDYHRRKGKEADQPHRVKYRRLTR, from the coding sequence ATGGCCAAGTCCGACGAATCCACCCCGAAGATCATCTTCTCGATGCTCGGCGTCTCGAAGAAAATCGAGCGCAAGGAAATCCTCCGCGACATCTCGCTGTCGTTTTTCTACGGCGCGAAGATCGGCGTGCTCGGCCTCAACGGCTCCGGCAAGTCCTCGCTGATGCGCATCCTCGCCGGGCTCGACAAGGAGTTCGACGGGCATGTGGCGTTCGAGCCGGGCTATCCGGTGGGTTTTCTCCCGCAGGAACCCGCGCTCACGCCCGGCGCGACGGTGCGCGCGTGCGTCGAGGAGGGCGTGAAGCACCTCACCGATCTCACGGCCGCCTACGATGCGTCGTGGGATGAGATCGCCGCGGCCGAGGACGACGCGGCGCGCGATGCGATCACGGAGAAGCAGACGAAATTGCAGGAGCAGATCGACGCGCTCGGCGCGTGGGACACGGCACCGATGGTCGAGCAGGCGATGGACGCGCTGCGTTGTCCGCCGCCGGACGCGATCGTCGACACGCTGTCGGGTGGCGAGCGCCGCCGCGTCGCGCTGGCGCGGTTGCTGTTGCAGAAGCCGTCGATTCTCCTCCTCGACGAACCGACGAACCACCTCGACGCCGAGAGCGTAGGCTGGCTCGAGCAGCACCTCGCGCGTTACGAGGGCACGGTCATCGCGGTGACGCACGATCGCTATTTCTTGGACAACGTCGCGGGCTGGATCCTCGAACTCGACCGCGGCCACGGCATCCCGTGGAAGGGCAATTACTCCGGCTGGCTCGAGCAGAAGCAGAAGCGCCTCGCGATCGAGCAGCGCACCGAGGACCGCCGCCAGAAGGCAATGGCGCGCGAACTCGAGTGGATCCGCGCCGGCGCGAAGGCGCGGCAGGCGAAAGGTCAGGCGCGCATCAATGCCTACGAGGCGATGCTCAAGCAGGATGTGGCGGAGCAGGAGAAGAAGTTCGAAATCATCATCCCGCCCGGTCCGCGCCTCGGCACGCTTGTGGTGGAAGCGCAGGGCATCACCAAGGCTTACGGCGACAAGTTACTCTATGAAAACCTGTCCTTCTCGCTGCCGCCTGGCGGCATCGTCGGCGTGATCGGTCCCAACGGCGTCGGCAAGACGACGTTGTTCAAGATGATGACGGCGCTCGAGCAGCCCGACGCGGGCCAGTTTCGCGTCGGCGAGACGGTGAAGACGGCCTACGTCGAGCAGTCGCGCGACTCGTTGCAGAACGAGAAAACGATTTGGGAGGTGATCAGCGACGGCCAGGAAATAATGCCGCTCGGCGCGCGCACGGTGAACAGCCGGGCGTATTGCGCGCAGTTCGGTTTCACCGGCGCGGACCAGCAGAAGAAGGTCGGCGTGCTCTCCGGTGGCGAGCGCAACCGCGTGCTTCTCGCGCGCGTGCTGAAGAGCGGCGCGAACCTCATCCTGCTCGACGAGCCGACGAACGACCTCGACGTGAACTCGATCCGTGCACTCGAGGAAGGTCTCGAAAATTTCGCCGGTTGCGCGGTGGTCATTTCGCACGATCGCTGGTTCCTCGACCGCATCGCGACGCACATCATGGCGTTCGAGGGCGACAGCTACGTGCACTGGTTCGCGGGCAATTACTCCAGCTACATGGAGGATTACCACCGTCGGAAGGGCAAGGAGGCCGACCAGCCGCACCGGGTGAAGTATCGGCGTTTGACCCGCTGA
- a CDS encoding DNA-binding protein, giving the protein MAPRGWSEWRRIAGWSPAAAVLAETLDGGQAFRWRQEADGIWTGAWSDCVAQLRLADNTLEWRAPLALEARVAAELPRYLGHEHDWAALADALPWRSDAHLAQCVSVFRDLRLLRQPFGETLLGFLCSATKQIVQIKQMVALLAERHGAPLTGEVAAADGRAGPLGPPRTSLQSAQRSDPTLHRLPTWSELAAIPEADLRACLLGFRARYIRETALFIAARPGWLEATEAAPYPEAKARLLELPGVGEKVADCVLLFGAGQLEAFPVDTWILKSLARRYGLEGWKPSQVAHFGRTHFGPLAGLAQQYLFAWERRHGGR; this is encoded by the coding sequence ATGGCTCCGCGCGGCTGGAGTGAGTGGCGGCGGATCGCCGGCTGGTCTCCCGCCGCCGCCGTGCTCGCCGAGACGCTCGATGGCGGCCAGGCGTTCCGCTGGCGCCAGGAAGCCGACGGCATTTGGACCGGCGCGTGGTCGGACTGCGTCGCGCAACTGCGCCTCGCAGACAACACGCTCGAGTGGCGCGCGCCGCTCGCGCTCGAAGCGCGTGTCGCGGCGGAGCTCCCGCGCTACCTCGGCCACGAACACGATTGGGCCGCGCTGGCCGACGCGTTGCCGTGGCGCAGCGACGCGCACCTCGCGCAATGCGTGAGCGTGTTCCGCGATCTGCGCCTGTTGCGTCAGCCGTTCGGCGAGACGCTGCTCGGCTTCCTCTGCAGCGCCACGAAACAGATCGTGCAGATCAAGCAAATGGTCGCGCTCCTCGCCGAACGCCACGGCGCGCCCCTCACGGGCGAAGTTGCCGCCGCCGACGGTCGGGCGGGACCGCTGGGCCCGCCGCGAACATCTTTGCAGTCGGCCCAGCGGTCCGACCCTACCCTTCACCGTCTGCCCACGTGGTCCGAACTCGCCGCGATCCCCGAAGCCGATCTCCGCGCGTGCCTGCTCGGTTTCCGCGCCCGCTACATCCGCGAGACGGCCCTGTTCATCGCCGCGCGCCCCGGCTGGCTTGAGGCGACCGAAGCCGCGCCGTATCCCGAAGCGAAGGCGCGGCTGCTGGAATTGCCCGGCGTCGGCGAGAAGGTTGCGGACTGCGTGCTGCTCTTTGGCGCGGGCCAGCTCGAGGCGTTTCCCGTGGATACGTGGATCCTGAAATCGCTCGCGCGCCGCTACGGCCTCGAGGGATGGAAGCCCTCCCAAGTCGCGCACTTCGGGCGCACGCACTTCGGTCCGCTCGCCGGGCTGGCGCAACAATACCTCTTCGCCTGGGAACGCCGCCACGGCGGACGCTGA
- a CDS encoding DUF3520 domain-containing protein, producing MSASARSPSSSAVVAELQSRHATEVRSYAVELWDGDEGKAAASLEVFWREWVPPPGVADEIPREFVFAAARRQIVADLRRAGASPAEAELENDTGGESQDASARLAGRFRRLTSKQQELVRLHLKHRFDLDEIAEIADLTPANAAQVLHTAIGKLNGSALDDARAVRLALAGTSGDALASETPERRAHVAELRVTLEVIRQVLARGAETFRPRPSAKRRRAVWLWVVAVGLGVVAIAAAVWFARREAPSASAVATSDAGGQQRVAIRRVAGDAAPPERKAAAAEDRGFPSASGLRSPNRTTMAAAATTDAGASERAPGGPSATTALSVQSTPPPARGGGTADPARSVPPEAAATKSAVAEAGGISGGAPAISVSAETPGGSRSVAVTEARGADRAASSGTSAPPDSGPTGARAPTEKIEELRAVEQKPLRPLSDKLDTAPIAALRKALTASRWPTRAEVSVGALLGALPPSPEPPRSEAPVFSTRVESSVSPSNSARRLVRVAVRARDDAPATRAPATVILLLDVSGSMDAPNRLPLVQAAVAGLLRRLQPEDRVGIVTYAGEPTILLPPARLANEREVRGAIDALEAKGRTNGGAGLREAFAMAAADAGAGGEHVVILCTDGDFNMGATSEEELGALIDGQRDAGVRLAIFGFGRADRIDARLEALAARARGGSGYVNTQAEAEQALVSQLDRLFAPVAEQVSATVEFDPARVARVRRIGDEEMTPVVRGAEIPIAQRRRVLPGETLSALFEVEPATGAGADSSVSAEGEAWRVRVAARLPGDDGQSPYYGLSSGAVGAGEFASASVDFRFAVAAGLFGEVLRAGPAEAARLDDVARWARGAVGEDAGGYRAELIALMESAQRAVQR from the coding sequence TTGAGCGCCTCCGCCCGATCTCCTTCCTCCTCCGCGGTCGTCGCCGAACTGCAAAGCCGGCATGCCACCGAAGTGCGGAGCTATGCCGTGGAATTGTGGGACGGGGACGAGGGCAAGGCCGCCGCCTCGCTCGAGGTGTTTTGGCGCGAATGGGTGCCGCCGCCGGGTGTGGCGGACGAGATTCCGCGGGAATTCGTGTTCGCCGCCGCGCGCCGACAAATCGTGGCCGACCTCCGCCGCGCCGGAGCGAGCCCGGCGGAAGCGGAACTCGAAAACGACACGGGCGGGGAATCCCAGGACGCGAGCGCGCGCCTTGCGGGGCGTTTTCGGCGACTCACCTCCAAGCAACAGGAGCTGGTGCGGCTCCACCTGAAGCATCGCTTCGATCTGGATGAGATTGCGGAGATCGCCGACCTGACGCCGGCCAACGCGGCGCAGGTGTTGCACACCGCGATCGGCAAACTGAACGGCTCGGCGCTCGACGATGCCCGCGCCGTGCGTCTGGCGCTCGCCGGAACCAGTGGCGATGCGCTCGCGAGCGAGACCCCGGAGCGACGCGCGCACGTGGCGGAGCTGCGCGTGACGTTGGAGGTGATCCGGCAGGTGCTGGCGCGGGGCGCGGAAACGTTCCGGCCGCGTCCGAGCGCGAAACGCCGGCGGGCGGTGTGGCTTTGGGTGGTCGCTGTCGGTTTGGGTGTGGTCGCGATCGCAGCGGCGGTCTGGTTTGCGCGTCGCGAGGCGCCGAGCGCGAGCGCCGTTGCGACGTCTGACGCGGGCGGGCAGCAGCGCGTGGCGATTCGCCGCGTAGCCGGCGATGCGGCGCCGCCCGAGCGGAAGGCAGCCGCAGCGGAAGATCGAGGTTTCCCGAGCGCGAGCGGACTGAGGTCGCCGAACCGCACGACTATGGCAGCCGCCGCGACGACCGATGCGGGCGCAAGCGAGCGTGCGCCGGGCGGGCCGAGCGCGACGACGGCATTGAGTGTCCAAAGCACCCCGCCACCGGCGCGCGGCGGAGGCACCGCCGATCCGGCAAGGAGCGTCCCGCCGGAAGCCGCCGCGACGAAGAGCGCGGTCGCGGAGGCGGGTGGCATTTCCGGCGGTGCGCCGGCGATTTCTGTCTCTGCGGAAACGCCGGGCGGCTCGCGCTCTGTTGCCGTTACCGAGGCTCGTGGCGCTGACCGAGCCGCGTCCTCCGGGACTAGCGCGCCGCCCGATTCCGGTCCGACCGGCGCGCGCGCGCCGACGGAGAAAATTGAGGAGTTGCGCGCGGTCGAGCAGAAGCCCTTGCGGCCGTTGTCGGACAAATTGGACACGGCCCCGATCGCGGCGCTGCGCAAGGCGCTGACGGCGTCGCGCTGGCCGACGCGCGCGGAAGTGAGCGTCGGCGCGCTGCTGGGTGCGTTGCCGCCGTCGCCCGAGCCGCCGCGAAGCGAGGCACCGGTGTTTTCAACGCGCGTGGAGTCGAGCGTTTCGCCGTCGAATTCGGCGCGTCGCCTTGTGCGCGTGGCGGTGCGGGCGCGCGACGATGCGCCGGCCACACGCGCGCCGGCGACCGTGATTCTCCTGCTGGATGTTTCGGGTTCGATGGATGCGCCGAATCGGTTGCCGCTGGTGCAGGCGGCGGTGGCGGGCCTGTTGCGCCGATTGCAGCCGGAGGATCGCGTCGGCATCGTGACGTATGCGGGCGAGCCGACGATTCTGTTGCCGCCGGCGCGATTGGCGAACGAGCGCGAGGTGCGCGGGGCGATCGATGCGCTCGAGGCGAAGGGGCGCACGAATGGCGGCGCGGGCCTGCGCGAGGCGTTCGCGATGGCGGCGGCGGATGCGGGCGCGGGCGGGGAACACGTGGTGATTCTCTGCACCGACGGCGATTTCAACATGGGCGCGACGAGCGAGGAGGAGCTCGGCGCGTTGATCGACGGACAACGCGACGCCGGCGTGCGGCTGGCGATCTTCGGCTTCGGCCGCGCGGATCGGATCGATGCGCGACTCGAAGCGCTGGCGGCCCGTGCGCGCGGCGGCAGCGGCTACGTGAACACGCAGGCCGAGGCGGAGCAGGCGTTGGTTTCGCAACTGGACCGGTTGTTCGCGCCGGTGGCGGAGCAGGTGAGTGCGACGGTGGAGTTCGACCCGGCGCGCGTGGCGCGGGTGCGGCGGATCGGTGACGAGGAGATGACGCCGGTCGTGCGCGGAGCGGAGATTCCGATCGCGCAGCGGAGGCGTGTGCTGCCCGGGGAAACGCTGTCGGCGCTGTTCGAGGTCGAACCCGCGACCGGAGCAGGGGCGGACTCGAGCGTGAGCGCGGAAGGCGAAGCTTGGCGCGTGCGCGTCGCGGCGCGGTTGCCGGGCGATGACGGGCAAAGCCCGTATTACGGACTTTCGTCGGGCGCGGTGGGCGCGGGGGAGTTTGCGTCGGCGTCGGTGGATTTCCGTTTTGCGGTGGCAGCCGGGTTGTTTGGCGAGGTGTTGCGGGCCGGGCCGGCGGAGGCGGCGCGGTTGGACGACGTGGCGCGGTGGGCGCGTGGCGCGGTCGGCGAGGATGCGGGGGGCTATCGCGCGGAGCTGATCGCTTTGATGGAGTCGGCGCAGCGTGCGGTGCAGCGCTGA
- a CDS encoding peptide ABC transporter substrate-binding protein has product MHFAAMRLITLLLTAAALALAGCSKSAPKSATAPGAVLRIGNGAEPQDLDPQVMTAFTDQNIALALFEGLCALDEKTSSPVPAAAERWDVSADGLTWTFHLRANLKWSDGSPLTAGDFVASWHRALSPQLAAEYSYLLFPLKNAEAIANAKADPATLGAEATDDHTLRLTLTRPTPYLPALTANPIWFPLPPRVLEKFGATAARGTAWTRPGNLVGNGPFTLKTWESHARVEVVRNAHYWDAATVRLERIVFFPTENLDVDERNFRAGQVDITNELPLAKVDTYRKTAPQSLRLDPFLETFFLRFNTTRPPLHDARVRRALSLAIDREQLSRTLLRGTRAPAPHYTPPDCAGYTATARVAHDIAQAKALLAAAGFSEGKNFPTLDVQIKNDELHAKTLEAIQAMWARDLGIHVTLSPMEQKTWVSNQQSLNYAISSARWVGDFVDPVTFLDMFVGGGSNNWTGWADRDYDAAIAAAAVAPEQAKRYASFQAAEARLLDAAPIAPVFFGARSYLISPAVKGWEPALLGFHQYKKVYLAAP; this is encoded by the coding sequence ATGCATTTTGCCGCCATGCGTCTCATCACGCTCCTCCTGACCGCCGCCGCCCTCGCGCTCGCCGGCTGCTCCAAGTCCGCGCCGAAGTCCGCCACCGCACCCGGCGCGGTCCTGCGCATCGGCAACGGCGCCGAACCGCAGGATCTCGATCCGCAGGTGATGACCGCCTTCACCGACCAGAACATCGCGCTCGCGCTCTTCGAGGGACTCTGCGCGCTGGACGAGAAAACCTCCTCGCCCGTGCCCGCCGCCGCCGAACGGTGGGACGTTTCCGCCGACGGCCTCACGTGGACCTTCCATCTCCGCGCCAATCTAAAATGGTCCGACGGCTCGCCGCTCACCGCGGGCGATTTCGTCGCCTCATGGCATCGCGCCCTCTCGCCGCAGCTCGCCGCCGAATACAGCTACCTGCTCTTCCCACTGAAAAACGCCGAGGCGATCGCCAACGCCAAGGCCGACCCCGCCACGCTCGGCGCCGAAGCCACCGACGACCACACGCTCCGCCTCACGCTCACGCGCCCCACGCCGTATCTGCCCGCGCTGACGGCCAACCCCATCTGGTTTCCCTTGCCACCGCGCGTGCTGGAGAAATTCGGCGCGACGGCCGCGCGCGGCACCGCGTGGACGCGCCCCGGCAATCTCGTCGGCAACGGCCCGTTCACGCTCAAGACTTGGGAGTCCCACGCGCGCGTCGAAGTCGTGCGCAACGCCCACTACTGGGACGCCGCCACCGTGCGCCTCGAACGCATCGTGTTTTTCCCGACGGAGAATCTGGACGTCGACGAGCGCAACTTCCGCGCGGGCCAAGTCGACATCACCAACGAGCTGCCGCTCGCCAAGGTCGACACCTACCGCAAGACCGCGCCCCAGTCGCTGCGGCTCGACCCGTTCCTCGAGACGTTCTTCCTGCGCTTCAACACCACGCGTCCGCCGCTGCACGACGCCCGCGTCCGCCGCGCGCTCTCGCTCGCCATCGACCGCGAGCAGCTCTCGCGCACGCTGCTGCGCGGCACGCGCGCGCCCGCGCCGCACTACACGCCGCCCGATTGCGCCGGCTACACCGCCACCGCGCGCGTGGCGCACGACATCGCGCAGGCCAAGGCGCTGCTCGCCGCCGCCGGATTTTCCGAGGGGAAAAACTTCCCGACGCTCGACGTGCAGATCAAGAACGACGAACTCCACGCCAAGACGCTCGAAGCCATCCAGGCGATGTGGGCGCGCGACCTCGGCATCCATGTGACGCTCTCGCCGATGGAGCAGAAGACCTGGGTCTCGAACCAGCAGTCGCTGAACTACGCGATCTCGAGCGCGCGTTGGGTCGGCGACTTCGTGGACCCGGTGACGTTCCTCGACATGTTTGTCGGCGGCGGCTCGAACAACTGGACCGGCTGGGCCGACCGCGACTACGACGCCGCGATCGCCGCCGCCGCCGTCGCGCCCGAACAGGCGAAGCGCTACGCGTCGTTCCAAGCGGCCGAAGCGCGCCTGCTCGACGCCGCGCCGATCGCGCCGGTTTTCTTCGGCGCGCGCTCGTATCTCATCAGCCCGGCCGTGAAGGGCTGGGAGCCCGCGCTGCTCGGCTTCCACCAATACAAAAAGGTTTACCTCGCCGCGCCCTGA
- a CDS encoding HDOD domain-containing protein — translation MITPLSATATLERARAALQNGKGAGLPELLAIIETISTNLAEVTIQELADLIEKDAAVLARIVQIANTIVHNPSFTPLSSLTHAIHQIGFSRVRSLTLSIMLVENAGGRNPPEQREAAAQALCAGLIAQGCAQKFGYVDPELAFAAATLRNFGYIILPAVSLEHYREAMNRLKDKPEDLAFRGMFGTTPLELSRKLLAGARLPEEFMKALRDVSPEAMGGTATLPETRLLAMADFGTRIARAALDGNKGSDTFGEETRELAKRFRRVIPDALEYIPEALAHADSRLSSFLGTEGIAALPTTSLNRIRARVQHVAPDTVAITPPAPEAGPEVLVTAAQDDAINTTLAQALGEAAVAPIAAAESAPLNSSAATAPRLDAESPNHDTLAPTHEAASEIIAPAPEPAADVPPAPEAEPPVEEIRAATPLPEELKPISAPPFETAPMPEPPVPVAGDPWLSALDLVRDSFGAQECWHFGSQAGSPVLSLNQGVGERWARFQLVATVRSDERTVFGVCFTRREAVVIHDLRDPKLKPYLPSWMLDATGAPPSFVLIPMTDGKRTTGLVLIGWHSAQRIALNKAQLELARQTLDTAHALRHSAAA, via the coding sequence GTGATTACCCCACTCTCGGCCACCGCGACGCTCGAGCGTGCCCGCGCCGCCCTGCAGAACGGCAAGGGCGCCGGCTTGCCCGAGCTGCTGGCCATCATCGAGACCATCTCCACCAACCTCGCCGAGGTGACCATTCAGGAGCTGGCCGACTTGATCGAAAAGGACGCCGCCGTCCTCGCGCGGATCGTGCAAATCGCGAACACGATCGTGCACAACCCGAGTTTCACGCCCCTGTCGTCGCTCACCCACGCGATCCACCAGATCGGCTTCAGCCGCGTGCGCAGCCTCACGCTCTCGATCATGCTGGTCGAAAACGCCGGCGGCCGCAACCCACCCGAGCAACGCGAGGCCGCGGCCCAGGCCCTGTGCGCCGGCCTGATCGCCCAAGGCTGCGCGCAGAAATTCGGCTACGTCGATCCCGAGCTGGCGTTCGCCGCCGCGACGCTCCGCAATTTCGGCTACATCATCCTCCCCGCCGTTTCGCTCGAGCACTACCGCGAGGCGATGAACCGTCTGAAGGACAAGCCCGAGGACCTCGCCTTCCGCGGCATGTTCGGCACCACGCCGCTCGAACTCAGCCGCAAGCTCCTCGCCGGCGCCCGCCTGCCCGAGGAATTCATGAAGGCGCTGCGCGACGTCTCGCCCGAGGCGATGGGCGGCACCGCCACGCTCCCGGAGACCCGTCTGCTCGCGATGGCCGACTTCGGCACCCGCATCGCCCGCGCTGCGCTCGACGGCAACAAGGGCTCCGACACCTTCGGCGAGGAAACCCGCGAGCTCGCGAAACGTTTCCGCCGAGTGATCCCCGACGCCCTCGAATACATTCCGGAGGCGCTCGCGCACGCCGACTCGCGACTCTCGAGTTTCCTCGGCACCGAAGGCATCGCGGCGCTGCCCACCACCAGCCTCAACCGCATCCGCGCCCGCGTGCAGCACGTGGCGCCCGACACGGTCGCGATCACGCCACCCGCCCCCGAAGCCGGCCCCGAGGTGCTCGTCACCGCTGCGCAGGACGACGCGATCAACACGACCCTCGCGCAAGCGCTCGGCGAAGCCGCGGTGGCTCCGATCGCCGCCGCCGAATCCGCCCCGCTCAACTCGTCGGCCGCTACCGCGCCGCGCCTCGATGCGGAATCGCCCAATCACGACACGCTCGCGCCGACCCATGAAGCCGCGAGCGAGATCATCGCGCCAGCCCCCGAGCCCGCCGCGGACGTCCCGCCTGCTCCGGAAGCCGAGCCGCCCGTAGAGGAAATCCGCGCCGCCACGCCGCTGCCGGAAGAACTCAAACCGATTTCCGCGCCGCCATTCGAGACCGCGCCCATGCCGGAGCCGCCCGTTCCCGTGGCGGGCGATCCGTGGCTCAGCGCGCTCGACCTCGTGCGCGACAGCTTCGGCGCACAGGAATGCTGGCACTTCGGAAGCCAGGCCGGCAGCCCCGTGCTCTCGCTCAACCAAGGCGTCGGCGAGCGCTGGGCGCGCTTCCAGCTCGTCGCCACCGTGCGCTCGGATGAACGGACGGTCTTCGGCGTCTGCTTCACGCGGCGCGAGGCGGTCGTCATCCACGATCTCCGCGATCCCAAGCTGAAGCCCTATCTCCCGTCCTGGATGCTCGACGCCACCGGAGCGCCGCCCTCGTTCGTGCTCATCCCCATGACCGACGGCAAACGCACCACCGGCCTCGTGCTCATCGGCTGGCACAGCGCGCAACGCATCGCGCTCAACAAAGCCCAGCTCGAGCTCGCGCGCCAGACGCTCGACACCGCGCACGCCCTGCGCCACTCCGCCGCCGCCTGA
- a CDS encoding RNA-binding S4 domain-containing protein: MDDTRLDKWLWSVRVFKTRAEAAAVCRNGRVQVNGLDAKPGRDIHVGEVVAARVGMITRTLKVVGVPRSRVAAKQLPDFIVDLTPAAEYERAKQANLEHLLARERGRGRPTKKERRQMGELFGFE; this comes from the coding sequence ATGGACGATACCCGCCTCGACAAATGGCTCTGGAGCGTGCGCGTGTTCAAAACCCGCGCCGAGGCCGCCGCCGTCTGCCGCAACGGCCGCGTGCAGGTCAACGGCCTCGACGCGAAACCCGGCCGCGACATCCACGTCGGCGAAGTCGTGGCCGCGCGCGTCGGCATGATCACGCGCACCCTCAAGGTCGTCGGCGTGCCGCGTTCGCGGGTGGCGGCGAAACAACTCCCGGACTTCATCGTCGATCTCACGCCCGCCGCCGAATACGAGCGCGCGAAGCAGGCCAATCTCGAGCACCTGCTCGCCCGCGAGCGCGGTCGCGGCCGGCCGACCAAGAAAGAGCGCCGGCAGATGGGCGAGCTGTTCGGCTTCGAGTGA